Proteins from one Catenulispora sp. EB89 genomic window:
- a CDS encoding cellulase family glycosylhydrolase: protein MTIVGLAGLLFAGVSAAALPANAATASQGTAAPSNAATRFVADMQPGYNIGNTLDAIPTETSWGNPPITQALLQKIKSLGYKSVRLPVTWSGHEGAAPDYTIDPTWMARVKQVVDWARADGLTVVVNVHHDSWQWITNMPTDPTVRPHYDAVWTQIATALKDEPRSVVFEADNEQSFSGVTDAQGETLLNQLQTDFFTIVRASGGANAKRYLMLSTLGDTASKPLDDALATEIASLNDPNLIASFHYYGYWPFGVNIAGVDTFDATSQQNVLDAFNLMHDEFVAKGIPVYAGEVGLYNDYKGFGGLETGEMLKYYELLGYEARTTGITLSYWDDGGRILDRNTLQLIEPATYDAAKSSWKTRSGTASNDTVYVPKAAPVADQSLTLTLNGLRFTGLYDGTKRLREGCDYTVSGTQLTLKAALLTKLTTQANQAGAPAYGIDATLSAHFSRGLPWQVNVVTNAQPALTAATATVGTASAFTIPTQFNGDTLSMMQSVYADGTNAGQATWTAYQAYGTSFSPDYANNGIVLPSAYLASLTDGKRVTLTFHFWSGATATYYLTKSGSTVTGTLS, encoded by the coding sequence GTGACCATCGTCGGCCTCGCCGGCCTGCTGTTCGCCGGCGTCTCCGCGGCCGCGCTCCCGGCGAACGCCGCGACCGCCTCGCAGGGCACTGCCGCGCCGTCGAACGCCGCGACGCGGTTCGTCGCCGACATGCAGCCCGGCTACAACATCGGAAACACCCTCGACGCCATTCCCACCGAGACCTCCTGGGGCAACCCGCCGATCACTCAGGCGCTGCTCCAGAAGATCAAGTCGCTCGGCTACAAGAGCGTGCGGCTGCCGGTGACCTGGAGCGGGCACGAGGGCGCCGCCCCCGACTACACGATCGACCCCACCTGGATGGCCCGGGTCAAGCAGGTGGTGGACTGGGCGCGCGCCGACGGCCTGACCGTGGTGGTCAACGTGCACCACGACTCGTGGCAGTGGATCACGAACATGCCCACCGACCCGACCGTGCGGCCGCACTACGACGCGGTCTGGACGCAGATCGCGACCGCGCTCAAGGACGAGCCGCGCTCGGTGGTCTTCGAGGCCGACAACGAGCAGTCGTTCTCCGGCGTCACCGACGCCCAGGGCGAGACGCTGCTGAACCAGCTCCAGACGGACTTCTTCACCATCGTGCGAGCCTCCGGCGGCGCGAACGCCAAGCGCTACCTGATGCTCTCGACGCTCGGCGACACCGCCAGCAAGCCGCTGGACGACGCCCTGGCCACCGAGATCGCCTCGCTGAACGACCCGAACCTGATCGCGTCGTTCCACTACTACGGCTACTGGCCGTTCGGCGTGAACATCGCCGGCGTCGATACTTTCGACGCCACCTCGCAGCAGAACGTCCTCGACGCCTTCAACCTGATGCACGACGAGTTCGTGGCCAAGGGCATCCCGGTCTACGCCGGCGAAGTCGGCCTGTACAACGACTACAAGGGCTTCGGCGGCCTCGAGACCGGCGAGATGCTGAAGTACTACGAGCTGCTCGGCTACGAGGCGCGGACCACCGGCATCACCCTGAGCTACTGGGACGACGGCGGCCGCATCCTGGACCGCAACACCCTGCAGCTGATCGAGCCGGCGACGTACGACGCGGCGAAGTCGAGCTGGAAGACCCGGTCGGGGACCGCGTCCAACGACACGGTGTACGTGCCCAAGGCCGCTCCGGTCGCCGACCAGAGCCTGACGCTCACCCTGAACGGCCTGCGCTTCACCGGGCTCTACGACGGGACCAAGCGGCTGCGCGAAGGCTGTGACTACACCGTCAGCGGCACCCAGCTCACGCTCAAGGCCGCGCTGCTGACCAAGCTGACCACGCAGGCGAACCAGGCCGGCGCCCCGGCCTACGGCATCGACGCGACGCTGTCGGCGCACTTCTCCCGGGGCCTGCCGTGGCAGGTCAACGTCGTGACCAACGCCCAGCCCGCGCTGACGGCGGCGACCGCGACGGTCGGCACGGCGAGCGCCTTCACCATCCCCACGCAGTTCAACGGCGACACGCTGTCCATGATGCAGTCCGTCTACGCCGACGGCACCAACGCCGGCCAGGCCACGTGGACCGCGTACCAGGCGTACGGCACCTCGTTCTCGCCCGACTACGCGAACAACGGCATCGTTCTGCCGTCCGCCTACCTGGCCTCGCTCACCGACGGCAAGCGCGTGACGCTCACGTTCCACTTCTGGAGCGGCGCCACCGCGACGTACTACCTGACCAAGTCCGGCAGCACCGTCACCGGAACGCTGTCCTGA
- a CDS encoding MFS transporter, with the protein MADVLSTAACRSRQRPERAAAASVRSILTAAWPITAVFVLSNAATPLYVLWQRSMGFSKGTLTVIFAFYIVGLLASLLVSGVASDRLGRKAVLIPALLLALAACLVFGTATSVTALMVARLFTGFAVGAVVSAGMAAVSDVAGPERRRQGALLASCAMVFGAGLGPLAAGILAQTVAGPTVTVFAVEAALLLTALAAVLRLPLPRPARAASTESAHSSTAHTTAGSWIRIPSVPPHGRLPLLHGVAAFAPGITATSFVLSLGPSLLANLLHSGSRILAGCTAFVMFAAATGAQFAVHRLSRRRILLVSLGATTLAMAALAGAVTAGSAPLLFTAAVLAGVGQGLGQLAGLSLLNATIPAHRLAEANAALNVGGYLAAGTLPVAAGYLSDAVGLSTSASVFAAVLAALAIGGAAVVVATRHKVEEPA; encoded by the coding sequence ATGGCTGACGTCCTCTCCACCGCCGCGTGCCGGTCCCGGCAGCGGCCCGAACGCGCCGCCGCGGCATCGGTCCGCTCGATCCTGACCGCCGCCTGGCCGATCACCGCGGTGTTCGTCCTGTCGAACGCCGCGACCCCGCTCTACGTGCTCTGGCAGCGCTCCATGGGCTTCTCCAAGGGCACGCTCACCGTCATCTTCGCCTTCTACATCGTCGGCCTGTTGGCATCGCTCCTGGTCAGCGGCGTCGCCTCGGACCGGCTGGGACGCAAGGCGGTCCTGATACCGGCCCTGCTCCTGGCGCTCGCCGCCTGCCTGGTCTTCGGCACGGCCACCTCCGTGACCGCGCTCATGGTCGCCCGCCTGTTCACCGGCTTCGCGGTCGGCGCCGTGGTCAGCGCCGGGATGGCCGCGGTGTCGGACGTCGCCGGGCCCGAACGCCGCCGCCAGGGCGCGCTGCTCGCCTCGTGCGCGATGGTGTTCGGCGCGGGGCTGGGCCCGCTGGCGGCCGGGATCCTGGCGCAGACCGTCGCCGGGCCGACGGTCACCGTCTTCGCGGTGGAGGCGGCGCTGCTGCTGACGGCGCTCGCCGCGGTGCTGCGCCTCCCGCTCCCCCGGCCCGCGCGCGCCGCGAGCACTGAGAGCGCCCACAGCAGCACCGCGCACACCACAGCCGGCAGCTGGATCCGCATCCCCTCGGTCCCACCCCACGGCCGCCTGCCGCTGCTGCACGGCGTCGCCGCCTTCGCCCCCGGCATCACCGCGACCTCCTTCGTCCTCTCCCTCGGCCCCTCCCTACTGGCGAACCTCCTGCACTCCGGCAGCCGCATCCTCGCCGGCTGCACCGCGTTCGTGATGTTCGCCGCCGCGACCGGAGCGCAGTTCGCCGTCCACCGCCTCAGCCGCCGCCGCATCCTGCTGGTCAGCCTCGGCGCCACGACGCTGGCGATGGCCGCCCTGGCGGGCGCGGTCACCGCCGGCTCGGCACCACTGCTGTTCACCGCCGCCGTCCTGGCCGGCGTCGGCCAGGGCCTGGGCCAGCTCGCCGGCCTGTCCCTGCTGAACGCCACCATCCCGGCGCACCGCCTGGCCGAGGCCAACGCGGCCCTGAACGTCGGCGGCTACCTCGCCGCCGGAACCCTGCCGGTCGCGGCCGGCTACCTCAGCGACGCGGTCGGCCTCAGCACCAGCGCCTCGGTGTTCGCCGCGGTGCTCGCGGCGCTGGCGATCGGCGGCGCGGCAGTCGTGGTCGCGACCCGGCACAAGGTCGAGGAACCGGCCTGA
- a CDS encoding ArsR/SmtB family transcription factor gives MTGTKARAARQAPGTPSEAAPRFATFPAAPDTPEPLAEPARDDIRLEQVMAALSDPLRLTIVQRLLLDAEAFDHTCGWFGFDRPKSSLTHHFKVLREAGITRQRQYGLERRSQVRIEDLEERFPGLLDLVADWEPQEI, from the coding sequence GTGACAGGCACCAAGGCACGCGCCGCGAGGCAGGCGCCCGGCACGCCATCCGAGGCCGCGCCCCGGTTCGCGACGTTCCCGGCCGCCCCCGACACGCCCGAGCCGCTCGCCGAGCCGGCGCGCGACGACATCCGGTTGGAGCAGGTGATGGCGGCACTGTCGGACCCGCTGCGCCTGACGATCGTCCAGCGCCTGCTGCTGGACGCCGAGGCCTTCGACCACACCTGCGGCTGGTTCGGCTTCGACCGTCCGAAGTCCTCGCTGACGCACCATTTCAAGGTGCTGCGCGAGGCGGGGATTACGCGGCAGCGCCAGTACGGGCTGGAGCGGCGCAGCCAGGTGCGGATCGAGGACTTGGAAGAGCGGTTCCCGGGGCTGCTGGACCTGGTGGCGGACTGGGAGCCGCAGGAGATCTAG